The following proteins come from a genomic window of Elusimicrobiota bacterium:
- the mtgA gene encoding monofunctional biosynthetic peptidoglycan transglycosylase has protein sequence MPPWGPPGARPVPSPEKLARENPPTTQMLLRRARQAEARGKRFQPRWTWVPLSRLGLPLQNAVIAAEDSTFYQHRGVEWGLTRAAFLESWKTGRRDRGASTLTQQVARNLYLSPEKTYLRKAREIVLAQRLEKALSKDRLLEIYLNIAEWGDGIFGAEAAARAYFGKSAADLTWDEAIAMTSVLPSPRRHRPTDTGRWVSSRKAWVLQRLVTTRRYTPPAPVDPPLVMTDPQEDERDD, from the coding sequence GTGCCGCCCTGGGGCCCGCCGGGCGCCCGGCCGGTCCCGTCCCCGGAAAAACTCGCCCGGGAAAACCCGCCCACGACCCAAATGCTCCTCCGCCGCGCTCGGCAGGCCGAAGCCCGAGGGAAACGGTTTCAACCCCGCTGGACCTGGGTGCCCCTGTCGCGCCTCGGCCTGCCCCTGCAAAACGCCGTCATCGCCGCCGAAGACAGCACTTTTTACCAACACCGCGGCGTGGAATGGGGGCTCACCCGGGCCGCCTTTTTGGAAAGTTGGAAAACCGGGAGGAGGGACCGTGGCGCGAGCACGCTGACCCAGCAAGTGGCGCGCAACCTGTATTTGAGCCCGGAAAAAACTTACCTGCGAAAAGCCCGGGAAATCGTCCTCGCGCAACGCCTGGAAAAAGCGCTCTCCAAGGACCGATTGCTCGAGATCTACCTCAACATCGCCGAATGGGGCGACGGGATATTCGGCGCCGAAGCGGCCGCCCGCGCGTATTTTGGAAAGTCCGCCGCGGACCTTACGTGGGACGAGGCCATCGCGATGACCTCCGTCTTGCCGAGCCCTCGCCGACACCGGCCCACGGACACCGGCCGCTGGGTGTCTTCGCGCAAGGCCTGGGTCCTCCAACGGTTGGTGACCACACGTCGGTACACCCCCCCCGCCCCCGTCGATCCGCCGCTTGTGATGACCGACCCCCAAGAGGACGAACGTGACGACTAA
- the cls gene encoding cardiolipin synthase, whose product MTTKAIFLLKFIAILDLGGALLFTFVAISRKRDPAVTLAWVLGFFLLPVVGMLLYVFFGYQRFALRRRAAPNPLHRLLLLKESAERFPGGEPLAKTPMETLAEALTDFPALGGNRVDVYTRSDDTEEALTRAIRMARHHVHMCYYIFEPDRTGLRFRDLLIEQARRGVECRVLMDAVGSYRIGPSFLKPLQQAGVKTAFFNPFRTFKRPWAFNARNHRKLTVVDGTIGFMGSQNIGHHFWRSGSRRIQWRETDIRLEGPATVELQTVFAEDWHFATGENLLGDAYFPPPTTRGVTRAQLLPTGPNKRENILGMIFLEALHSARHRVTLTTPYFIPTPSMTLAMQTAARKGVRVDLLLPRRTDHPVVTWAARSWYKELLESGVHVYEFNEAFIHSKVVTVDGRWALMGSANMDTRSFLINFELSLLLDDADTAGHLEKQFDRMVDGAVRVKADPLAELSFTRQFWEGLCRLLSPLL is encoded by the coding sequence GTGACGACTAAAGCGATCTTCCTTTTGAAATTCATCGCGATTTTGGATCTGGGGGGAGCGCTGCTGTTCACTTTCGTGGCCATTTCCCGCAAACGGGACCCCGCCGTCACGCTGGCCTGGGTTTTGGGCTTTTTCCTCCTGCCGGTGGTGGGCATGTTGCTTTACGTGTTTTTCGGCTACCAGCGGTTCGCCCTGCGCCGACGGGCGGCGCCCAACCCGCTGCACCGACTGCTCTTGCTGAAGGAATCCGCCGAACGCTTCCCCGGGGGGGAACCCCTGGCCAAAACCCCCATGGAAACCCTGGCCGAGGCCTTAACCGATTTCCCCGCGTTGGGCGGCAACCGCGTGGACGTGTACACCCGTTCCGATGACACCGAGGAAGCGCTCACGCGCGCTATCCGTATGGCCCGCCATCACGTGCACATGTGTTATTACATTTTCGAGCCGGACCGGACGGGACTGCGGTTCCGCGACCTGCTCATCGAGCAAGCCCGCCGCGGCGTGGAATGCCGCGTGTTGATGGACGCCGTGGGGTCCTACCGCATCGGCCCCTCGTTCTTGAAACCCCTGCAACAAGCGGGCGTCAAGACCGCTTTTTTCAATCCCTTCCGAACCTTCAAACGCCCTTGGGCCTTCAACGCGCGCAACCACCGCAAGTTAACGGTGGTCGACGGCACGATCGGGTTCATGGGCAGCCAAAACATCGGACACCATTTCTGGCGATCCGGATCGCGCCGCATTCAATGGCGCGAGACGGACATCCGACTGGAGGGCCCGGCGACCGTGGAACTGCAGACCGTGTTCGCCGAAGATTGGCACTTCGCCACGGGCGAAAATCTCTTGGGCGACGCCTATTTTCCACCCCCGACGACCCGGGGCGTCACCCGCGCTCAACTCCTGCCCACAGGCCCCAACAAGCGGGAAAACATCCTCGGAATGATTTTCTTGGAAGCCTTGCACAGCGCCCGCCATCGCGTCACCCTCACGACCCCCTACTTCATTCCCACCCCGTCCATGACCCTGGCGATGCAAACGGCGGCCCGCAAGGGCGTGCGGGTGGATCTTCTCTTGCCCCGACGCACCGACCACCCGGTCGTGACCTGGGCCGCCCGCAGTTGGTACAAGGAATTGCTCGAAAGCGGGGTCCATGTATATGAGTTCAACGAAGCGTTCATCCATTCGAAGGTCGTGACGGTGGACGGGCGTTGGGCGTTGATGGGATCGGCCAACATGGACACCCGAAGCTTCCTGATTAATTTTGAGCTGAGTTTGTTATTGGACGACGCCGACACGGCGGGCCATTTGGAAAAACAATTCGATCGAATGGTCGATGGCGCGGTGCGGGTCAAGGCGGACCCCCTGGCCGAGCTCTCCTTCACGCGGCAGTTTTGGGAAGGCCTCTGCCGCCTTTTGTCGCCGCTTCTGTAG
- a CDS encoding beta-galactosidase, whose product MEMLNGAFWLHGKPFFLYSGEVHYFRIPKKDWAARLRALRAAGFNTVSTYIPWIWHAPEEGKFDFTGQTVPERDVLGFLDLAKKEKLSVLARVGPVSNAELRHEGLPAWLVENYPDIFVTGRRDVGNLPHVTIISYLHPEFQRHVEGWYAALLPSIADRQTTRGGNVLGVQLCNEVAMVHWLQKGSDHKDHVNRFYRAFLKDTYGTVAALNAAHGSAWASFDEVAQPKGEEASAERARVCMDWALFYRRYYATYFATLSRRARERGIDVPLFCNIPQFYDYDIRGRGNWAPMTTSMFRDFPLLTPNLVFGGAYQMRHLDFENFHDVALTTEVTRMIGAVEVPSAPSVGDPVRAGRLPKAPAFTPLVESPVPVVCAELQTGIMRDRPRLYPTQVELNVKSSVGQGLAGVNGYMLAGGENPPGLGAFGTYHDWQAPIGPKGEIRAHMEPLRRFGRFIKWAGPHLAVTKKVADTTLGFYTPYYATEYLSGPWSEGLEARRTALWYDGLARLIQLAGYSYRMMDIERSPVDVLLASPSLWIYTEDFMDHDTQAKLAGYVKNGGRLLIGPRLPTRDMSGVADTTLADALGVAVAEERKGGVFTDEGTEWWVGAPVQVYKVDAPARVWRNTPTGPAAVEVEAGRGRAIVVGFGVPHVFDHFRDWVRRWGEALGARPAVTVDPGDLQAVLRRSDDLGFLFVFNYHFTEQRGAVTAPFPGTDKPLRLPARGRMILPPLSARVLPLNVPLDDRRRLAWSTAEVLDAAVSPRGFKGVVAATPGERVSLALTLPKKPRAARAGGARAALTWRGGRAECVFDVEGPETGVTIDF is encoded by the coding sequence ATGGAAATGCTAAACGGCGCCTTTTGGCTGCATGGAAAGCCCTTTTTCCTCTATTCGGGAGAGGTTCACTATTTCCGCATCCCCAAAAAAGATTGGGCGGCCCGGTTGCGGGCCCTGCGGGCGGCGGGGTTCAACACGGTCAGCACCTACATCCCCTGGATTTGGCACGCCCCCGAGGAGGGGAAGTTCGATTTTACCGGCCAAACCGTGCCCGAACGGGACGTCCTGGGGTTCTTGGATCTCGCCAAAAAAGAAAAACTGAGCGTGCTGGCGCGCGTGGGCCCCGTGTCCAACGCGGAACTGCGCCACGAAGGGCTCCCCGCCTGGTTGGTGGAAAATTACCCGGACATTTTCGTCACCGGCCGGCGGGACGTCGGCAACCTGCCGCACGTCACGATCATTTCCTATCTGCACCCCGAATTCCAACGGCACGTCGAGGGCTGGTACGCGGCGCTCCTTCCGTCGATCGCCGATCGGCAGACCACGCGGGGCGGAAACGTGTTGGGCGTCCAGCTTTGCAACGAGGTCGCGATGGTGCACTGGCTGCAAAAAGGCTCGGACCACAAGGACCACGTCAACCGTTTTTATCGAGCGTTTTTGAAGGACACTTACGGTACGGTGGCGGCCTTGAACGCCGCCCACGGGAGCGCCTGGGCCTCCTTCGACGAAGTGGCCCAACCCAAAGGGGAGGAGGCTTCGGCCGAACGCGCCCGCGTTTGCATGGATTGGGCACTTTTCTACCGACGTTATTACGCCACCTATTTCGCCACGTTGTCGCGGCGCGCCCGGGAGCGCGGGATCGACGTTCCCCTCTTCTGCAACATTCCCCAGTTTTACGATTACGACATTCGCGGTCGCGGGAATTGGGCGCCCATGACCACGTCGATGTTTCGGGATTTCCCGCTGTTGACCCCGAACCTGGTTTTCGGCGGCGCCTACCAGATGCGCCATTTGGACTTTGAAAATTTCCACGACGTGGCCCTCACCACCGAGGTCACCCGCATGATCGGGGCCGTGGAGGTGCCGTCGGCGCCCTCCGTGGGGGACCCGGTCCGCGCCGGTCGTTTGCCCAAGGCGCCGGCCTTCACGCCTCTCGTCGAATCCCCTGTCCCGGTGGTGTGCGCCGAACTGCAAACCGGCATCATGCGCGATCGGCCCCGCCTTTACCCCACCCAGGTGGAGTTGAACGTCAAGAGTTCCGTGGGCCAGGGCCTCGCCGGCGTGAACGGGTACATGCTGGCGGGCGGGGAAAACCCGCCGGGCCTGGGCGCTTTCGGGACCTATCACGATTGGCAGGCCCCGATCGGGCCCAAGGGCGAAATCCGCGCGCACATGGAACCCCTCCGGCGCTTTGGCCGTTTTATCAAGTGGGCCGGGCCCCATTTGGCCGTCACCAAAAAAGTCGCCGACACGACCCTCGGTTTCTACACCCCTTATTACGCGACGGAATACCTGTCCGGCCCCTGGTCCGAGGGCCTCGAAGCGCGCCGTACCGCGCTGTGGTACGATGGCCTGGCCCGCTTGATCCAGTTGGCCGGCTACAGTTACCGGATGATGGACATCGAACGGTCGCCGGTGGACGTGTTGCTGGCGTCCCCCAGCCTTTGGATTTACACCGAAGATTTCATGGACCACGACACCCAAGCCAAATTGGCGGGGTACGTGAAAAACGGCGGCCGCCTCTTGATCGGGCCGCGTTTGCCGACGCGCGATATGAGCGGCGTCGCCGACACGACCCTGGCCGACGCGCTGGGCGTGGCGGTGGCCGAGGAGCGCAAGGGCGGCGTCTTCACGGACGAGGGGACCGAATGGTGGGTGGGCGCGCCCGTCCAGGTTTACAAAGTCGACGCCCCCGCCCGCGTCTGGCGGAACACGCCCACCGGCCCCGCCGCCGTCGAAGTCGAGGCGGGGCGCGGCCGCGCGATCGTCGTCGGCTTCGGCGTGCCCCACGTCTTCGATCATTTCCGCGACTGGGTGCGCCGGTGGGGCGAGGCCCTCGGCGCCCGGCCCGCCGTGACCGTCGATCCCGGGGATCTGCAGGCCGTCCTGCGGCGGTCCGACGATCTGGGGTTTTTGTTCGTGTTCAACTATCATTTCACCGAACAGCGCGGCGCGGTGACGGCGCCTTTCCCCGGGACGGACAAACCCCTGCGTCTGCCCGCCCGGGGACGGATGATCTTGCCGCCCTTGAGCGCGCGGGTGTTGCCTTTGAACGTTCCGCTCGACGACCGCCGGCGGTTGGCGTGGTCGACGGCGGAGGTGTTGGACGCCGCCGTTTCGCCCCGCGGTTTCAAGGGCGTCGTCGCCGCCACCCCCGGCGAGCGGGTGTCGCTCGCCCTGACGTTGCCGAAAAAACCCCGCGCCGCGCGCGCGGGCGGCGCTCGCGCCGCCCTGACGTGGCGCGGCGGCCGGGCGGAGTGCGTGTTCGACGTGGAAGGCCCGGAGACGGGCGTGACCATCGATTTTTAG